In Desulfomicrobium apsheronum, the following proteins share a genomic window:
- a CDS encoding TlpA family protein disulfide reductase, translating into MKSIASKPIAGFLCSVLLLLLLEAGAAMLLVSGVNSADEAPALPRMTLLGDLRGTFSDLEGKSFALEDLRDKVVVINLWATWCPPCRAEMPFLENLWKKFQDNDRVQVLCISKETLEEVRRDPLAKSLTMPLYVFTSPVPPELDPEGLPTTYIFDRTGRVVFGHTGIAQWDAPEIVTYLEALSKAKGN; encoded by the coding sequence ATGAAAAGCATCGCAAGCAAACCCATTGCCGGATTTTTGTGCTCGGTCCTGCTGTTGCTGCTGCTGGAGGCCGGAGCGGCCATGCTGCTGGTGAGTGGCGTCAACTCGGCCGATGAGGCCCCAGCCCTGCCGCGCATGACCCTTCTTGGCGACCTGCGCGGGACTTTTTCCGATCTTGAGGGGAAAAGCTTTGCCCTTGAGGACTTGCGCGACAAGGTCGTGGTCATCAATCTGTGGGCCACCTGGTGCCCGCCGTGCCGGGCGGAGATGCCTTTTCTGGAGAATTTGTGGAAGAAATTTCAGGACAATGACCGGGTTCAAGTGCTCTGCATCAGCAAGGAAACCCTTGAGGAAGTACGCCGGGACCCACTGGCAAAATCCCTGACCATGCCCCTCTACGTCTTCACCTCGCCCGTGCCGCCGGAGCTTGATCCCGAAGGATTGCCGACGACATACATCTTCGACCGCACAGGCCGGGTGGTATTCGGTCATACGGGCATCGCCCAGTGGGATGCACCGGAGATCGTCACGTATCTGGAGGCCCTGTCGAAAGCGAAGGGCAATTAG
- a CDS encoding carbonic anhydrase, giving the protein MKEISKLLDNNKIWAQNVEKNIPGFFRKLENQHRPKFLWIGCSDSRVPADQLIGVMPGEVFVHRNISNQVINTDINLMCVLQYAIDVLKVKHIIVCGHYGCGGIEAVMKDQTPGLLAHWLENVHDLMERKGRPNLDDMCELNVKLQIRNLALNSIVRKAWQRGRNLYLHGWIYSISNGLIHDLCITRGPDKQEEEGIATALPPKQ; this is encoded by the coding sequence ATGAAAGAAATCAGCAAACTGCTCGATAACAACAAGATATGGGCCCAGAACGTCGAAAAGAACATTCCCGGCTTCTTCCGCAAGCTGGAGAACCAGCACAGGCCCAAATTTCTGTGGATAGGCTGTTCCGACAGCCGGGTGCCCGCCGACCAGCTCATCGGCGTCATGCCCGGCGAGGTCTTCGTGCACCGTAACATCTCCAACCAGGTCATAAATACCGACATAAACCTGATGTGCGTCCTGCAGTACGCCATCGACGTACTCAAGGTGAAGCACATCATTGTCTGCGGCCATTACGGCTGCGGCGGTATCGAGGCGGTCATGAAAGACCAGACCCCGGGCCTTTTGGCCCATTGGCTGGAGAACGTGCATGACCTGATGGAACGCAAGGGGCGGCCGAACCTCGACGACATGTGCGAACTCAACGTCAAACTGCAAATCCGCAATCTGGCCTTGAACAGCATCGTGCGCAAGGCGTGGCAACGCGGCCGCAACCTTTATCTGCATGGTTGGATCTATTCCATTTCGAACGGCCTGATCCACGACCTGTGCATCACACGCGGCCCGGACAAGCAGGAAGAGGAAGGCATTGCGACCGCGTTGCCTCCGAAACAATAG
- a CDS encoding NUDIX hydrolase codes for MIKYSIECWLYNDLEDRFLLLRCPVTHRHDEYWQPVTGGRGPDEPCTEACLREVLEETGVTLSEEQLEVVIPEFSFCIPDARIELRKPIYLARVRIEQVVLSAEHIGYYWFDARDVDANLHWDSNRESFRQVLVHTRS; via the coding sequence ATGATAAAATACAGTATCGAATGCTGGCTCTACAACGATCTGGAAGACCGGTTCCTGCTGCTGCGCTGCCCCGTGACTCATCGCCACGACGAATACTGGCAACCCGTGACCGGGGGCCGTGGCCCCGACGAGCCCTGCACCGAGGCCTGCCTGCGTGAAGTCCTGGAGGAGACGGGCGTTACGCTGAGCGAGGAGCAGCTTGAAGTCGTCATTCCGGAATTTTCTTTTTGCATCCCCGACGCGCGCATCGAGTTGCGCAAGCCCATCTATCTGGCTCGCGTCAGGATCGAACAGGTGGTCCTCTCCGCAGAACACATCGGTTATTACTGGTTTGACGCGCGGGATGTCGATGCCAATCTGCACTGGGATTCCAACCGGGAATCGTTTCGTCAGGTTCTGGTCCACACCCGTTCCTAA
- a CDS encoding ATP-binding cassette domain-containing protein, producing the protein MLTIKNLTAHYGAAQALFGIDMEVAAGQTVALVGANGAGKSTLLKCVMGLVKPTGGEILLDGKTVTGSSPARMVRHGLALSPEGREVFAQLSVLENLQLGAIPLNLAKAEETRRMEEIFARFPKLKERRQQLAGTLSGGEQQMLAMGRALMAAPRLLLLDEPSLGLAPLITDEIFSIIHQLARAGTTIFIVEQNAARALSASDTAYLLAGGGIVEQGKSRDLLLDPSLRAAFLGAASHDNPSASRLGAAGLTNIRLEKPPMHKNFMPSFNSTDELKAHQLKGLKWTVRHAFEGSPAYRAKLEAAGITPDSIQSLDDLQRLPFTTTDDLRDGYPFPLKSVPFEQLVRVHASSGTTGKRKVLCYTQKDLDDWTDMFARCYQSAGVNSLDRVQIAVGYGVWTAGMGFQLGCEKVGAMAVPVGPGNIDMHIQFLLDFQSTVFCSTASMALLMAEEIHKRGIADKIAVRKIIYGSERSSRSMRKKISELFGGAELFDITGLTELYGPGAGIECSDHDCIHYWSDYYLMEILDPETLRPLPDGEWGEMVITTLCKEGSPLIRYRTRDITRIIPDPCTCGSIMPRHSRIKGRSDDTIKFRGVNIYPSSIDTILSAVPGLGSEYQIHLTRDDGGRDSLRLVIERAEGVPAGRGPELAHEAGHQIKKQLMVTVDLEPVDYGSLPRSERKSQRVFDSRIQDEIV; encoded by the coding sequence ATGCTGACCATAAAAAATCTGACGGCGCACTACGGCGCGGCCCAGGCCCTGTTCGGTATCGACATGGAGGTCGCGGCCGGACAGACCGTGGCCCTGGTCGGGGCCAACGGGGCGGGCAAGAGCACCCTGCTCAAATGCGTGATGGGCCTGGTCAAACCAACGGGCGGAGAGATCCTCCTCGACGGCAAGACCGTGACCGGCTCAAGCCCGGCGCGCATGGTTCGTCATGGGCTGGCCCTGTCTCCCGAAGGGCGCGAAGTGTTCGCCCAGCTCTCGGTGCTTGAAAACCTGCAACTCGGAGCCATCCCCCTGAATCTGGCCAAGGCCGAGGAAACCCGGCGCATGGAAGAGATTTTCGCCCGCTTTCCAAAGCTCAAGGAACGACGGCAGCAGCTAGCCGGAACCCTGTCCGGCGGCGAACAGCAGATGCTGGCCATGGGCCGGGCGCTGATGGCCGCGCCGCGCCTGCTGCTTCTGGACGAGCCGAGTCTGGGCCTGGCCCCGCTCATCACCGACGAAATCTTTTCCATCATCCACCAGCTGGCCCGCGCGGGCACAACCATCTTCATCGTCGAGCAGAACGCCGCCCGCGCCCTGTCCGCCTCGGACACGGCCTATCTTCTGGCCGGGGGCGGCATTGTCGAGCAGGGCAAGAGTCGCGACCTGCTCCTGGACCCGTCCCTGCGCGCCGCCTTCCTGGGCGCAGCCAGTCACGACAACCCTTCCGCCAGCCGCCTGGGTGCGGCCGGGCTGACCAATATCCGTCTGGAGAAACCTCCCATGCACAAAAACTTCATGCCCTCCTTTAACTCTACGGACGAACTCAAGGCCCATCAGCTCAAGGGCCTCAAATGGACGGTGCGCCATGCCTTCGAGGGCTCTCCGGCCTACCGCGCCAAGCTTGAGGCGGCCGGGATCACGCCCGATTCGATCCAGAGCCTTGACGATCTGCAACGCCTGCCCTTCACGACCACCGACGATCTGCGCGACGGCTATCCCTTCCCGCTTAAAAGCGTGCCCTTCGAGCAGCTTGTGCGCGTGCATGCCAGCTCCGGGACCACGGGCAAGCGCAAGGTGCTCTGCTACACGCAAAAGGATCTCGACGACTGGACCGACATGTTCGCCCGCTGCTACCAGAGCGCGGGGGTCAATTCCTTAGACCGGGTCCAGATCGCCGTGGGCTACGGAGTCTGGACGGCGGGCATGGGCTTTCAGCTCGGCTGTGAAAAGGTCGGCGCCATGGCCGTGCCGGTAGGTCCCGGCAACATCGACATGCACATCCAGTTCCTGCTCGACTTTCAGTCCACGGTCTTCTGCTCCACAGCCTCCATGGCGCTGCTCATGGCCGAGGAGATCCACAAGCGCGGCATCGCGGACAAAATCGCGGTCAGAAAGATCATCTACGGTTCCGAGCGCTCCAGCCGCTCCATGCGCAAGAAGATCTCCGAACTCTTCGGCGGGGCCGAGCTTTTCGACATCACCGGCCTGACCGAGCTCTACGGGCCGGGCGCGGGCATCGAATGTTCTGATCACGACTGCATCCATTACTGGAGCGACTACTACCTGATGGAAATCCTCGATCCTGAAACGCTAAGGCCCCTGCCCGACGGCGAATGGGGCGAGATGGTCATCACCACCCTGTGCAAGGAAGGCTCGCCGCTGATCCGCTACCGCACCCGCGACATCACGCGCATCATCCCGGACCCCTGCACCTGCGGCAGCATCATGCCCAGGCATTCGCGCATCAAGGGCCGCTCCGACGACACCATCAAGTTCAGGGGCGTAAACATCTACCCCAGCTCCATCGACACCATCCTTTCGGCGGTGCCCGGCCTTGGCTCTGAATACCAGATCCACCTGACCCGCGACGACGGCGGCCGCGACAGTCTGCGCCTCGTGATCGAACGCGCCGAGGGCGTGCCTGCGGGCCGCGGACCGGAGCTGGCGCATGAGGCTGGACATCAGATAAAGAAACAGCTCATGGTCACGGTGGACCTGGAGCCGGTGGACTACGGCAGTCTGCCCCGCTCGGAACGCAAGAGCCAACGGGTTTTTGACAGCCGGATTCAGGACGAGATCGTTTGA
- a CDS encoding copper resistance protein NlpE N-terminal domain-containing protein translates to MKKLILMTIFACTALLGCMHAHGVHSSRDSLDWAGIYVGTLPCADCPGIHTTMTLNPDQTYVLVTRYLDKKDGTFEQKGVFSWSPDGAAIILDDDKSSSYKVGENVLFHLDMTGQVITGDLAENYLLRKQTATTLDLTGKCILDTRWRLVELFGKPVTESERFPFIHLHSKEGRISGFGGCNSISGPYELKAGNRIRFTNLASTMMACPDMDMEQEFFEMLAMTDNFACDGKTLALHKARMAPLARFVAVP, encoded by the coding sequence ATGAAAAAACTGATCCTGATGACAATTTTCGCCTGCACGGCGCTGCTCGGCTGCATGCATGCGCACGGTGTCCATTCCAGCCGCGATTCACTGGATTGGGCCGGAATATACGTTGGCACCCTGCCCTGCGCCGATTGCCCCGGCATCCACACCACCATGACCTTGAACCCGGATCAGACCTATGTTCTCGTGACCCGTTACCTGGACAAAAAGGACGGGACCTTTGAACAAAAGGGCGTTTTTTCCTGGAGCCCCGACGGAGCCGCCATCATTCTGGACGACGACAAGTCCTCCTCCTACAAGGTCGGCGAAAACGTCCTGTTCCATCTCGACATGACCGGCCAGGTCATCACCGGCGACCTGGCCGAAAACTACCTGCTGCGCAAACAGACCGCCACCACTTTGGACCTGACGGGCAAGTGCATTCTGGACACCCGCTGGAGATTGGTGGAACTTTTTGGAAAACCCGTGACGGAGAGTGAACGTTTTCCGTTCATCCACCTTCATTCCAAGGAGGGGCGCATCTCGGGCTTCGGCGGTTGCAACAGCATCAGCGGCCCCTATGAACTGAAGGCCGGCAACCGTATCCGCTTCACGAACTTGGCCAGCACCATGATGGCTTGTCCGGACATGGATATGGAGCAGGAGTTCTTCGAGATGCTGGCCATGACGGACAATTTCGCTTGCGATGGAAAAACTCTGGCCCTGCACAAGGCCCGCATGGCGCCTTTGGCCAGATTCGTGGCTGTTCCCTGA
- a CDS encoding pseudouridine synthase — protein sequence MPENSPVRLNKYIADAGLASRRGADALIQSGRVCVNGLIQREPGTRVIPGQDTVLLDGAVVMAKQDASCSYIMLHKPVHTVTTVNDPQGRKTVVDLLPEELRTQRLFPVGRLDYMSEGLLLLTNDGEVTLRLTHPSYEHAKKYEVLVREAVTEKSLNIMRQGMRLQEGERLAPVEVETTLDANGATLMRMTLRQGVNRQIRRMCRDLGLTILRLRRVELGPLHLGSLEPGKWRALTDAEIQTLKSSLGLG from the coding sequence ATGCCAGAAAACAGCCCCGTTCGTTTGAACAAATACATTGCCGATGCCGGCTTGGCCTCCCGCCGTGGAGCCGACGCCCTGATCCAGAGTGGACGAGTCTGCGTGAATGGACTCATCCAGCGCGAACCCGGAACCAGGGTCATCCCCGGCCAGGACACGGTGCTCCTTGACGGAGCTGTGGTCATGGCCAAGCAGGACGCATCCTGCTCCTACATCATGCTGCACAAGCCCGTGCACACCGTGACCACGGTCAACGATCCCCAGGGTCGCAAGACCGTCGTCGATCTGCTGCCCGAAGAGCTTCGCACGCAGCGGCTCTTTCCCGTGGGACGCCTCGATTACATGTCCGAGGGCCTGCTGCTCCTGACCAATGACGGCGAGGTCACCCTGCGCCTGACACACCCCAGCTACGAGCACGCCAAGAAATACGAGGTGCTGGTGCGCGAGGCGGTGACGGAAAAATCCCTGAACATCATGCGCCAGGGCATGCGCCTGCAGGAAGGGGAACGGCTGGCTCCGGTGGAGGTCGAGACGACCCTGGACGCCAATGGGGCGACGCTCATGCGCATGACCCTGCGCCAGGGAGTGAACCGCCAGATCCGTCGCATGTGCCGCGATCTGGGGCTGACCATCCTGCGCCTGCGCCGCGTCGAACTTGGACCGTTGCACTTGGGGAGCCTTGAACCCGGAAAATGGCGCGCCCTGACCGACGCCGAAATCCAGACCCTCAAATCAAGCCTTGGTCTTGGCTGA
- a CDS encoding ECF transporter S component: MKNIKIAALSIVALTCLTTLFVRIPLPSRGYFNVGDVAVVFGGLVLGFMNPRQGVIWALAACGIGSALADILGGFAVFAPLTLVAKGAEGALAAVAASRTGTARYIMLGLGGLAMVGAYFIGETLMPNIGLQGAVAEILPNVIQAVGGAVGGVFAATALKKTGMI; encoded by the coding sequence ATGAAAAATATCAAGATCGCCGCCCTGTCCATCGTGGCCCTGACCTGTCTGACCACCCTCTTCGTGCGCATCCCGCTGCCAAGCCGGGGGTATTTCAACGTGGGCGATGTGGCCGTGGTCTTCGGCGGACTGGTCCTTGGCTTCATGAACCCGAGACAGGGCGTGATCTGGGCGCTGGCCGCCTGCGGCATCGGTTCGGCCTTGGCCGACATCCTGGGCGGATTCGCGGTCTTCGCCCCACTGACCCTTGTCGCCAAGGGCGCGGAAGGAGCGCTGGCGGCGGTGGCCGCAAGCAGGACGGGAACCGCCCGCTACATCATGCTCGGGCTTGGCGGACTGGCCATGGTCGGAGCCTATTTCATCGGAGAGACGCTGATGCCCAACATCGGCCTGCAGGGCGCGGTGGCGGAGATTTTGCCCAACGTGATCCAGGCCGTGGGCGGCGCGGTGGGCGGCGTGTTCGCGGCCACGGCGCTCAAGAAGACGGGAATGATCTGA
- a CDS encoding ABC transporter substrate-binding protein gives MRKIFGFLSCLMLLASPALAEDTIKLGAFFDLSGRASFIGTPSKLVAEMLVDKINAEGGINGKMIELIIADTEGDPAKSANIATKFIYKDKVVALIGPTLTDTGMNVKKIVHSAKIPIVMTVGGDPVIMGGKFGPFDWVFKSPQRSKIAVERLFTYLKDKGLTKIALLSADDGFGKDGMRWMEQLAPEFGIEILIKESFGARDTDMTAQLTKAKNAGPLALVVWTTGPAGAISAKNVAQLGIDLPLFQCHGLPDPKYIELAGPASEGNRMPATKLMVVDELPDTDSQKAGIQEFVKLYIEKGYDKQFPINTHSGYAWDAIMLIAKGIEKAGTEPEALRAAIESTQNYVGISGVYNLTPEDHNGLDVDSMVMVQVRDGKFVLAD, from the coding sequence ATGCGCAAGATTTTCGGTTTCCTGAGCTGTCTCATGCTGCTGGCTTCCCCGGCCCTGGCCGAGGACACCATCAAGCTGGGCGCATTTTTCGACCTGTCGGGCCGGGCGTCCTTCATCGGCACTCCCAGCAAGCTGGTCGCCGAGATGCTCGTCGACAAGATCAACGCCGAAGGCGGGATAAACGGCAAAATGATCGAGCTGATCATCGCCGACACCGAGGGAGATCCGGCCAAATCCGCCAATATCGCCACCAAGTTCATCTACAAGGACAAGGTCGTGGCCCTGATCGGACCGACCCTGACCGACACGGGCATGAACGTGAAGAAAATCGTACACTCCGCCAAGATCCCCATCGTCATGACCGTCGGCGGTGATCCGGTCATCATGGGCGGCAAGTTCGGCCCCTTCGACTGGGTCTTCAAATCGCCCCAACGCTCCAAGATCGCGGTTGAGCGCCTCTTCACCTATCTCAAAGACAAGGGCCTGACCAAGATCGCCCTGCTCTCGGCCGATGACGGCTTCGGAAAGGACGGCATGCGCTGGATGGAACAACTTGCCCCGGAATTCGGCATCGAGATCCTCATCAAAGAATCCTTCGGCGCCCGCGACACCGACATGACCGCCCAGCTGACCAAGGCCAAGAACGCAGGCCCCCTGGCCCTCGTGGTCTGGACCACCGGTCCGGCCGGCGCCATCAGCGCCAAGAACGTGGCCCAGCTCGGCATCGACCTACCCCTCTTCCAGTGTCACGGCCTGCCTGATCCCAAGTACATCGAGCTGGCCGGTCCGGCGAGCGAAGGCAACCGCATGCCCGCCACCAAGCTCATGGTCGTGGACGAGCTGCCGGACACGGATTCGCAGAAGGCCGGTATCCAGGAATTCGTAAAGCTGTACATCGAGAAGGGGTACGACAAGCAGTTCCCCATCAACACCCATTCGGGCTACGCATGGGACGCCATCATGCTCATCGCCAAGGGCATCGAGAAGGCCGGCACCGAACCCGAGGCCCTGCGCGCGGCCATCGAAAGCACGCAGAATTACGTCGGCATCTCGGGAGTCTACAACCTGACCCCCGAGGATCACAACGGCCTGGACGTGGACTCCATGGTCATGGTCCAGGTCAGGGACGGCAAATTCGTCCTGGCGGACTGA